Within the Bacteroidia bacterium genome, the region GATGAAACTGGTAGAAGTAATCCGCGGCTATTCAACCTCCGACGCTGTGACCGCCACCGTGATGGAAACTTCACGTAAGCTGGGAAAGATCCCTGTTGAAGTAAACGACTACCCGGGGTTTGTTGCAAACAAAATTCTTATGCCCATGATCAACGAGGCGATCATAACGCTTTATCAGAATGTGGCCGGAGTGGAGGAGATTGACACGGTCATGAAACTGGGAATGGCTCACCCGATGGGTCCCCTGCAGCTTGCTGATTTCATCGGACTGGATGTGTGCCTTTCCATCATGAGAGTACTGCACGATGGTTTCGGAGATCCGAAATATGCTCCCTGTCCGCTTTTGGTGAATATGGTCACAGCCGGGCATCTCGGTGTTAAAAGCGGCAAAGGATTTTACGTTCACACCCCGGGATCCAAGGAGCTGGTGGTAGCCCCGCAATTTAAAAAATAGTGCGGAACAGGTTAACGCTGTTCATTCTCCTGTTCTACGCTACCGGGATGATTTCCCAGGTTATCCCTAATTCTTTTCGCTGGCCCGTGGATACGGTCGTTACTATTACAGGAGGCTTCGCTGAAATCCGGCTCAATCACCTGCATTATGGAATCGATCTGTCAACCGGCGCAAGGGAAGGACTAAGAATTGTGGCGGCAGAAAACGGATGGATATCAAGAGTAAAAATCGGGAGCGGCGGATATGGAAAAGTGATCTATGTGGATCATCCAAACGGTTATACAACGGTTTATGCCCACCTGAGATCCATTGAAGACAGCATCGGCATATTCCTGCGCCGCAAACAATTTGAAGAAAAAAAGTTTGAAATAGAGTACCGCCCATCGAAAAACGAATTTCCGGTAAAGAAAGGACAACTCCTCGGGTATTCGGGCAATACGGGATATTCCGCAGGACCTCATCTGCACTTTGAGATCAGGAGAACCTCCACTGAAAAGATAATCAATCCATGTTTGTTCGGCCTCTTACCGCCGGACACTGTTGCACCTGAAATTGAATCCATAGGACTGGATCCGCTGAGTCCTGTTACCACGGTTAACGGCTTGCCTGTTTCAGGTAAATTCAAAGTAAAAAAGAAAAAAGGTAGCTGTTTTCCCGTGATAAAGGACACCCTGGAAGTGCATGGAAGTGAGTTTGGAGTGGCCCTGAGGTGCTGGGACAGAACCAGTAAAAAGAACAGCCGGAACGGCCTCTATAAAATGGAGATGTATCTCGACGGAGTATTGCACTTTTCCTACCGCTGCGACAGTTTCTCCTTTGATGAATCACGGGCTGCAAATGCACATATGGACTATAGTTATTTCATAAATAAAAAAGAACTTTTTGAAAAATGTTATCACGATCCCTGTGATCCGCTTTCAATCTATACTGAAAAAAAGAACCGGGGTGTTATCCGGATCATAAATGCCGGAGTGCGGATCATCCGGATAGAGTTGTCGGATTTCGCAGGCAATAAAACCCGGATTGAATTTCCGGTCAAAGTCAGTACGGGGGATGAATCCGGCTCCCGCGCACCGGAATACCGTATTCGTTGCGACAGTACCTACGCCCTCTCACACGACCTATACAAGGTAGTCTTCCCCGGGAATACTTTCTATAACCACCAGTTCGTTCCACTCGTGGCGCAGAGAAAATCAGGTATTCCCCTTTGCTTCACAACGGGGCTGGCTGTTTTTCTTCCGGGAGTTCCTGCACATGAATCATTCGAAATCAGCATGAAACTGCCCGAGACGATTCCTATACCTGAAAACAAACTCACACTGGTGAGGGTGGATGAAAAAAACAAGCGTACCTGGGCAGGTGGCACTGTCAGAGAAGGATGGATCAGCGACCGGATGAGAACATTCGGAACCTACGCCATATCCTACGATACCGCGGCTCCAAAAATAAAAACACCGCCCGTTGCTGGATGGAAAATAAAATCCGGTAAGCCGGCCGTTTTTCCTGTAGCAGATGATCTCAGCGGACTTCAGGAATGGAGCATTGAGCTGGACGGCCAGTGGATACTCAGCGAATATGAGCCAAAGACCGGAATACTGTTCATTCCTTCAGATCTCCTCAAAAAAGGAAAATTTCCAATCAGGATCCGCGTATCAGACAAACTACTGAATGAACGTGTACTTGAATCCTTTCTTACGGTGTACTGAAAATCGTTTGGCCGAGCAACCAGGCAAACAGTGTAACAAGCACTATACCCGCAAGATCCAGAAGCAAGCCGGCTTTCAGCATTTCTGTTGCACGGAATTTCTTTGCACTAAACACAATCGTATTCGGGGCAGTGGCCACCGGCAGCATAAATCCGAGTGAGGACGCGAGCGTTGCCGGAATAAGAAGATAAAGTGCAGTAACACCCATGCTTTGGTGGAACGCCAGGAGTACCGGGATCATCAACTGAATACAGGCTACATTGGAAGCGAACTCAGAGATCACACAAATCAACGCTGTCATCAACAACAAGAACCACAGTGGATCCCATGTAGCAAAAGCGCTGAGTGCGGTAGCCATCCACGCGCTCATACCACTAAGTTCCATTCCTTTCGCAAGAGCGAATCCCCCGCCAAAAAGAAGAATAATCGCAAAGGGAAAGCGTTTCAGCTCGCTTACAGTAATAAGCCCCCCCTTCTTTCCGGAAGGAAACAGCAAAAGAAAAAGTGCCCCTGCCGTTGCAGGTAAAAAATCGTGATTCAGGAAATGCAGGTCCGATTTTGCAGGAAACAGGTCACCCCATCCGTTCAGCGTAAACCAATCCGTCCGGATGCCGCTGCGTGTGAACCACGCTACCACAACCATAAGAAACGTGATCCCAACAATTATTTCCTGTTTAGACCAGGGGCCGAGCGCTTTAAGATCGCTCAGGAATGTCGCAGATTTTATACCCGTTGAACCGAACTTTCGTATAAACAGCAGGTAAAGAATCAGAAAACATACCCCCAGCAGTAGAAGAGACAGCGGGACAGCAAAAAGCATCCATGATCCGAAATTTACTCCAGGTTCAGGTCCAAAGGCTTCGGTAATTTTTCCGTAAAAAATCATATTAGTAGGTGTTCCTACCAGCGTAGCCATCCCTCCAATCGTGGCAGAATAGGCCAGGCCGAGAAGCAGGGCAGTATAAAATGTCCTTCCCTTTGCTTCCGGAGTTCCTTCGGGCAACGCTTCTCCCGCTACCGCCAGTACGGCCGGCAGCAGCATCATAACCGTAGCGGTGTTCGATATCCACATTGAGATCAGGTAGGTGGAGAGAAGAACACCGGCCAGCACTCCACCAGGGCTGTTTCCGAACCGGCAGAGGAGATACAATGCAATCCGCCGGTGAAGGTTCCACCGCTCCAGCGCCAGGGCAATAACAAACCCACCGGCAAAAACAAAGAGTATTCTATCGGAATATTCCAGCAACACCTCTTTAAATCCGGCTATCCCAAGGGCAGGAAGGGCAATCAGAGGAAGCAGGGAGGTAAGTCCAAAATGCACCGCCTCGGTAAGCCACCACCAGGCCATCCAGACTGCAATACCGGCCATCCAGGTCACCTTCCGGTCACCTGGAACCAGGTCGAACAGGGTCCAAACCAAAACCGCAAAGGTGGGGCCCATGGCAATCAGGAATGACTTTCTGAAGGAAGGTTTCATGAAGAATGATAAATTTACGGCATAATCCAAACCAGAGAGCTTATGAACAAAATTATCTCCCGCACACTTCTCCTTCTCCTGATCGCTGTTGCCATTCATTCCTGCTGTGCAAAGAAAGCACCACCCGAACCGGATTATGCCGCCCTGGGTTATAAAAAAGCGACCGTGATCAATTACGCACTGGACGGATGCATGTGGATGCTGGAAATGGAGGATAAGACAAAGAAAGAACCGCAGAATCTTCCGGAAGACTTCCGGGTGGAGAATAAAGCCGTATGGGTCAAATTCAAGCCCGCTAAAAAGGGGAGCATGTCTATCTGTATGGCCGGCGAGATGGTGGAAATTGAAGATATTAAGAGCCGAAATTGAAGATTGTTTTTTTTGGGACACCGGAGTTTGCAAAGACATCGCTGGAAGCACTGCTGAACGCGGGAATGGATGTGTGTGCTGTAGTAACGGCTCCGGATAAGCCGGCAGGAAGAGGGAAGCAACTCAGCGCCTCTGATGTTAAAAAATTTGCAGCAGAGAAAGGACTGAAGATTCTTCAGCCGGCCAATTTAAAAGACGAAGGATTTCTCGGGGAACTGCGCGCGCTCAATGCCGGCCTGTTCATTGTGGTAGCATTTCGTATGCTACCCGAAGCCGTATGGAAAATGCCAACAAAGGGAACCATTAATCTTCATGCCTCCCTCCTGCCCCGCTACCGCGGAGCTGCACCCATTAACCATGCCATTATGAATGGAGAAAAGATTACCGGTGTAACAACTTTTTTCATCCGGGAGGAGATCGACACCGGAAATATCCTTTTCAGAGAAGAAGTACCCATTACGGAAGAGGATGATGCAGGTACCCTGCACGATAAACTAATGCGGGCCGGAAGCGGGCTGGTTATACGCACCGCCAGGGCGATCGAGAACGGATCAATCCAACCCGTTCCCCAATCGGAACTGGCATCGGGTGAATTACCTGTGGCACCAAAAATATTCAAAGAGACCTGCCGCATTCGCTGGACTGCAACTGCTGCCGATCTGCATCGTTTTGTACGCGGACTCTCACCCTACCCTGCGGCCTGGACCGAATTTCACTGCGGGAGTAACAGCATCCTTCCTGTGAAGATCTTCCAGGTACGAACATCTGACCACCGGCTTAAACCGGGAGAGATCTTTTGTGAGGGAGGCCACATACTCATTGGATGCGGGGAAGGGAGTCTGGATATTCTCTCCCTGCAGGCTGCCGGTAAGAAACGTATGCCCGCGGCTGATTTCCTCCGGGGGTTCTCCTTCCCGGATCAATCCTTTGCAGTATGAATAAGGAATCCTTACAAAATGACAAAAACCCCTGTTTTCAATGGTTTCAGGGGCAATTTGTTAACAGGTAATGTGCATTTATGAACAATAAAATCTTTTCCTGCCGGGGTATGTAAAGCGGTATGCACTTTCCTATATATTTGCGATCCCTTTTAAAACGTGTAACAAAAACTTTTACCTCTATGAACAAAGCCCAGCTTATTGATGCCGTTTCTGCCGAAGCGAAAATCTCTAAATCTGATGCACAACGTGCGATTGATTCCACCCTGGATTCCATTACAAAGGCGCTGAAAAAAGGAGAACGTGTTGCCCTGGTTGGTTTCGGATCTTTTTCCGTGACCAAGCGTGCCGCCCGTACAGGAAGAAATCCCCAAACCGGAAAAGAAATCAAAATAGCCGCTAAGAACGTTGCCAAGTTCAAAGCCGGTGTGGAATTATCCAGTGAAGTGAACAAGTAATCCCTACCCTGTTTTCATAACCCATCCCGACCGAGAGGTCGGGATTTTTTTTGCACCTTTACTCTATGGGCAATAAAGAAAATAAGATCGCCGGCTTCGATCCAAATTCTGTGGGCGACACAAATCTGAATATTTTCGGTTTACCTTTTTCGAACGATGAGGCCGCTATTGTGATTGTACCCGTTCCCTGGGAAGTAACTGTATCCTACGGATCCGGAACAGCGAAAGGCCCTGCAGCTGTTTTTGACTCCTCCTTCCAGGTAGATCTTTATGATCCACAGGTACCCGGTCTCTGGAAAGCCGGCATCTCGATGGATCGTATCCCGGCGGCCTTACAGAAAAAAAGTAACACACTTCGTAAACAAACGAGC harbors:
- a CDS encoding M23 family metallopeptidase, giving the protein MRNRLTLFILLFYATGMISQVIPNSFRWPVDTVVTITGGFAEIRLNHLHYGIDLSTGAREGLRIVAAENGWISRVKIGSGGYGKVIYVDHPNGYTTVYAHLRSIEDSIGIFLRRKQFEEKKFEIEYRPSKNEFPVKKGQLLGYSGNTGYSAGPHLHFEIRRTSTEKIINPCLFGLLPPDTVAPEIESIGLDPLSPVTTVNGLPVSGKFKVKKKKGSCFPVIKDTLEVHGSEFGVALRCWDRTSKKNSRNGLYKMEMYLDGVLHFSYRCDSFSFDESRAANAHMDYSYFINKKELFEKCYHDPCDPLSIYTEKKNRGVIRIINAGVRIIRIELSDFAGNKTRIEFPVKVSTGDESGSRAPEYRIRCDSTYALSHDLYKVVFPGNTFYNHQFVPLVAQRKSGIPLCFTTGLAVFLPGVPAHESFEISMKLPETIPIPENKLTLVRVDEKNKRTWAGGTVREGWISDRMRTFGTYAISYDTAAPKIKTPPVAGWKIKSGKPAVFPVADDLSGLQEWSIELDGQWILSEYEPKTGILFIPSDLLKKGKFPIRIRVSDKLLNERVLESFLTVY
- a CDS encoding 3-hydroxybutyryl-CoA dehydrogenase — its product is MKNITIIGSGTMGNGIAHVFAQNGFNVSLVDISEDALKRALATIGKNLERQVAKGSLTEDLKKTTLANIKTFTRMEEGAANADLVVEAATENVEIKLNLFRQLDTICPPAAILSSNTSSISITRIASVTKRPEQVIGMHFMNPVPVMKLVEVIRGYSTSDAVTATVMETSRKLGKIPVEVNDYPGFVANKILMPMINEAIITLYQNVAGVEEIDTVMKLGMAHPMGPLQLADFIGLDVCLSIMRVLHDGFGDPKYAPCPLLVNMVTAGHLGVKSGKGFYVHTPGSKELVVAPQFKK
- a CDS encoding methionyl-tRNA formyltransferase; its protein translation is MKIVFFGTPEFAKTSLEALLNAGMDVCAVVTAPDKPAGRGKQLSASDVKKFAAEKGLKILQPANLKDEGFLGELRALNAGLFIVVAFRMLPEAVWKMPTKGTINLHASLLPRYRGAAPINHAIMNGEKITGVTTFFIREEIDTGNILFREEVPITEEDDAGTLHDKLMRAGSGLVIRTARAIENGSIQPVPQSELASGELPVAPKIFKETCRIRWTATAADLHRFVRGLSPYPAAWTEFHCGSNSILPVKIFQVRTSDHRLKPGEIFCEGGHILIGCGEGSLDILSLQAAGKKRMPAADFLRGFSFPDQSFAV
- a CDS encoding SLC13/DASS family transporter — protein: MKPSFRKSFLIAMGPTFAVLVWTLFDLVPGDRKVTWMAGIAVWMAWWWLTEAVHFGLTSLLPLIALPALGIAGFKEVLLEYSDRILFVFAGGFVIALALERWNLHRRIALYLLCRFGNSPGGVLAGVLLSTYLISMWISNTATVMMLLPAVLAVAGEALPEGTPEAKGRTFYTALLLGLAYSATIGGMATLVGTPTNMIFYGKITEAFGPEPGVNFGSWMLFAVPLSLLLLGVCFLILYLLFIRKFGSTGIKSATFLSDLKALGPWSKQEIIVGITFLMVVVAWFTRSGIRTDWFTLNGWGDLFPAKSDLHFLNHDFLPATAGALFLLLFPSGKKGGLITVSELKRFPFAIILLFGGGFALAKGMELSGMSAWMATALSAFATWDPLWFLLLMTALICVISEFASNVACIQLMIPVLLAFHQSMGVTALYLLIPATLASSLGFMLPVATAPNTIVFSAKKFRATEMLKAGLLLDLAGIVLVTLFAWLLGQTIFSTP
- a CDS encoding HU family DNA-binding protein; this encodes MNKAQLIDAVSAEAKISKSDAQRAIDSTLDSITKALKKGERVALVGFGSFSVTKRAARTGRNPQTGKEIKIAAKNVAKFKAGVELSSEVNK